AAAAAGCAAAGACTTCCATGTCATTGTCCGTAATTCAGGAGGTCTTGCAGTCGTACTTGATGAAGGAGTTTTAAACGTATCACTTCTATTCCAAGAAACAGAAAAAGGTATTGATATCGACCTTGGATACGATACAATGTGGCATTTAATTAAGGAGATGTTAAAAGATTACGATGTTACTATCGAGGCAAAAGAGATTGTTGGTTCTTATTGTCCTGGCAGCTACGACTTGAGCATTCGTAATCAAAAATTTGCTGGTATTTCTCAGCGTCGTATTCGCGGAGGTGTTGCTGTACAAATTTACTTATGTGCGACAGGAAGTGGCTCTGAGCGCGCCACACTCGTTCGTGATTTTTACAACTTAGCAATTCAAGGAGAAGAAACAAGGTTTACGTATCCTGAAATTGTTCCAAGTACAATGGCTTCATTGTCTGAATTACTCGGTGAAACAATTACTGTACAAGATTTAATGATGCGCCTTTTAAAAACACTACAACACTTTGCGCCGAAATTAACACCGTCGCAACTAACAGTAGATGAAATTCCTTTATATGAAACGAATTTACAACGCATTATCGATCGTAATAATAAGGCACTTGGCTTAGAAAAATAGAAAGCAAAAAATAACCACCCCCATTCCGTTATACATGAAATGAGGGTGGTCATTTTTTATATCAATTCGTTATAGAATTAAAGTGCTTGAGCTGCTGTAATTAAAGCTAGCTTGTACACTTCTTCTTCGTTACATCCACGAGATAGATCGTTTACAGGCATATTTAAACCTTGTAAGATTGGTCCTACTGCTTCAAAGTTACCTAAGCGTTGTGCAATTTTGTAGCCGATATTACCAGCTTCTAAGCTTGGGAATACGAATACGTTAGCATCACCTTTAATTGTAGAACCTGGAGCTTTTTTCTCAGCTACAGATGGTACGAATGCAGCATCAAATTGGAATTCTCCATCTAAAATTAATTCAGGAGCCATTTCTTTTGCAATGCGAGTTGCTTCTACAACTTTTTCTGTTTCTGGTGATTTCGCAGAACCTTTTGTAGAGAAGCTTAACATAGCAACGCGTGGGTCAATGCCGAATAGTTCAGCAGTTTTCGCACTTTCGATACCAATTTCAGCTAAATCTTGGCTGTTTGGTGCAATGTTAATTGCGCAGTCAGCGAATACATATTTCTCTTCTTCACGTACCATAATGAATACGCCAGAAGTTTTTGTAACACCTGGTTTTGTTTTAATGATTTGAAGTGCTGGACGAACTGTATCAGCTGTAGAGTGAGCTGCACCACTTACTAAACCGTGTGCTTTGCCCATGTATACAAGCATTGTACCGAAGTAGTTTTCGTCTTTAAGAATTTTGCGAGCATCTTCTTCTGTTGCTTTACCTTTACGGCGTTCAACGAAAGATGCTACCATTGCATCCATTTCTTCGTATGTAGCTGGATCATAAATATCAACGCCTGCTAATGTTAAGTTCATGCTAGCAGCTTTTGCGCTAATTTCTTCTTTATTACCAACTAAGATTGGTTTTACTAACTCTTCTTTTGCTAAACGCTCTGCAGCGCCTAAAATTCTTTCATCAGTTCCTTCAGGAAGTACGATAGAAATGCCTTTTCCTTGAACTTTTTCTTTTACTGTTGTAAATAAATTGCTCACGAATAAACCCTCCTACAAATGTTAAAAAACTCTATCTTTAAGAATACTTCTTTTCATCTATATTTTAAACTTATAGCTCCCAAAAAATAGATAAAATAAAAATGATTATATTTTCATAAAATTCAGCTCTATCAAATTTCTTTTTCATCTACAGAAATACGAATCGAAAAAACGCCATAAACCCTTTCCTTTTAGGAAAAAGGCGCTGCTTGCTATGCAAAATAAAATATAAAAAGAAGATGAGTACAATTTCACTTTTTTATGAACCGACAATTTATATGCTAGAAAATCAAACTGTATTTACATAACATATATCCCGTACTTCTTTAACATCTGTAAATGTGACAATTTTATGCGACTAAGCTTTATATAGATAATTTTAAAACTATATATGCTATAGTTAACGTGTAAATATCATTAACTGAGGTGAATAGAATGAGTGAAGCAGCAAAAACGTTAGATGGCTGGTATTGTTTACATGATCTACGTTCTATCGATTGGCCAGCATGGAAAACATTATCCAGTGATGAACGCGGACAAGCGATGTTTGAATTTTTAAATGTCATTGAAAAATGGAACAAAACAGCCGCTGCAAAACAAGGCAGCCATGCAATGTATACAGTTGTTGGTCAAAAAGCTGATATTATGCTTATGATTTTACGCCCAACAATGGAAGAATTAAATGAGATTGAAACAGAATTGAATAAAACGACATTAGCTGAATATATGATTCCGGCATACTCTTACGTATCTGTTGTTGAACTAAGTAACTACCTTCCAGCTGATGAAGATCCATACCAAAACCCACAAGTCTTAGCTCGCTTATATCCTGAATTACCGAAAGCAAATCATATTTGCTTCTATCCAATGGACAAGCGCCGACAAGGTGATGATAACTGGTACATGCTTCCTATGGAAGAACGCAAAAAACTTATGTATAGCCACGGAAAAATTGGCCGTCAATATGCAGGTAAAGTTCGCCAAGTCATTACAGGTTCTGTTGGTTTTGACGATTATGAATGGGGTGTAACATTATTTGCTGACGACATCCTTCAATTCAAAAAGCTTGTGTATGAAATGCGCTTTGATGAAGTAAGTGCTCGTTATGGTGAATTCGGAACATTCTTTGTCGGAAACATTTTACCAAGCGAAAATGTAGCAAAGTTTTTACACGTATAATACAAAAAAGGAACGAAATTCGTTCCTTTCTTTCATATTTTATACATTTCCTCTAAAAACCTTCTTTTCTCATCCATTTTCAGCAGTATTAGACAAAGTTTTTTCAAATTTCTTGTAAAATTGTAACCTTTTTATATCTAAATTTATGCTAAAATGATACGAGCTATATGCTAATAACGATGCGAAGGTGATAATGTATATGAGGAAAATTTCAACTATCTTACTAACGCTTCTATTGTCATTTTCTTCCTTAGGAGTAACAACATCCCATGCGGAAGAAAAAATACATATAGAAGCAGCCGCTGCACTTCTGTTCGATGCAGATACAGGAAAAATATTGCATGAACAAAACCCAGATGAATTACTAGCTATCGCTAGTATGTCAAAATTGATTGTTGTTTATGCTGTTTTAGAAGCAATTAAAGAGGGAAAGATTACTTGGGATACAAAAGTTAACATTTCTGATTATGCTTATGAAATTTCACGTAATAATGAATTCTCTAACGTTCCGTTCGAAAAGGGTCGACAATATACGGTTAGAGAACTATATCATTCTATTGTTATCTTCTCTGCAAATGGATCTAGTATTGCTTTAGCAGAACTCCTTGCAGGAAGTGAAAAAAACTTCTTAAACCTTGCAAATGAACATGCAAAGAAATTAGGGTTAAAGAAATATAAATTCGTAAACGCTACTGGATTAAATAACGCTGATTTAAAAGGGAAACATCCTGAAGGAACAGATCCAAACGGAGAAAACTCCTTGTCAGCTCGAGATATGGGTATTCTATCAAAAACAATTATTACAAAGTATCCAGAAATGCTAGAGGATACAAAACAAAGATTTAGAAACTTCCCAGATAACCATCCAAAACCAATCCGCATGGAAAACTGGAACTGGATGTTACCGGGTGCTGCCTTTACTTACGAAGGGACAGATGGTTTAAAAACTGGAAGTTCTGATACAGCCGGATATGGATTTACGATTACAGCGAAGCGTGGTGATGTACGTCTTATTTCCGTTATTATTAAAACAAAATCAATGGATGAGCGCTTCACGGAGTCCCGTGCGTTAATTGAATACGGTTTTAATAATTTTGAAAAACAGAAATTGAAAATAGATAAAAATAATACAATCTCTGTTGTACAAGGGAAAGAAGATCATGTCACGGTCGTACCAGAAAAAGAAGTAACGGTGATGACAAAAAAGGGTAGCAAACCATCTTATAAAATTTCAACTGCAGCGAATAAATCACTTGCTGAGAATGGACAGCTAGTTGCACCTATTAAAAAAGATACAAAAGTAGGTTCATTTGTTTTAGAATCAACTGATAAATATGGTTTCTTAGATGGCAGTAAAAACATGAAAGTTGTGGCAAAAACGACAGAAGAAGTGGAAAAAGCAAATTGGTTCGTATTAACAACGCGTTCCGTTGGTGATTTTTTCTCAAACTTATGGTCTAAAGTATTTTAATGATAAAAAAAGCTAGCCCACGCTAGCTTTTTTTATTTTCCCCTCTAAATGTAAAACTTCGTTTGGTTGTCATATCTGAGTCCTTTTTCTCATACGTATGAACTAGTAATTGTTCCACACTTCATCTAGAAATAAACCTCTTTCTACAGTGCATTCCAAAAAGAGAGGTGACACATAATGGGCGTTATTGCTTATACAGAAGAAGATGTTAAGTTATTAGCTAGACTTATGCGAGCTGAAGCTGAAGGAGAAGGACAACAAGGTATGCTAATGGTCGGAAACGTTGGCGTAAATCGTGTCCGCGGAGATTGCTTAGACTTTAAAAAGGTCCGAAATTTACGTCAAATGGTTTACCAAAATCCTGGTGGTTTTGAGGCAACCCAAAAAGGGTATTTTTATCAACGAGCAAGAGAACAAGATATTGCCTTAGCCCGGCGAACAATTCAAGGGCAACGTTTTTGGCCTGCCAATTTTGCCTTATGGTTTTTTAGGCCTGAAGGTCCTTGCCCACCAACTTGGTATAACCAACAAAACTCTGGACGCTTTAAAAAGCACTGCTTCTTCCAACCATCTGGTGAGGATTGTCCAGGCGTATATTAAGGAATGAAAATGAGGAGGGATTTTTGAATGGCACAGCAACAAAACCCATACTACGGAACAGGTTTTTATCAACCATCTGGAACTTATGTGCAACCGCAACAAATGACGCCACAACAACAGCAACAACAGCAAGCAATGCAACAACAAGCTGCTCAGGCTCAACTTGCAGTTTCTCAAGGGATGTTACCACTAGAGCAATCGTATATTGAAAACATCCTTCGTTTAAACAAAGGTAAGCCAGCTACAGTTGTAATGACTTATGAACGTGGTAGTTCGCTTGGTACACAATCCTATACAGGGATCATCGAGGCAGCTGGCCGTGATCATATCGTAATTAGTGAACCGAAATCTGGAAAGCGCTATTTACTACTAATGATTTACTTAGATTATGTAGAATTCCCAGGAGAAATTACGTATTTACCTGGTCAACAAGCAACTTATGCTCCAAGACCATAAAAAAAGGCTGGCAAATGCCAGCTTTTGTTTTTTATAACCCTTTTACAACTGCAGTTCCGACTAAAATCCACGCCACAATAAACGCTACACCACCAAGAGGTGTAATTGGGCCAAAGAATTTAATACCTGTTGTACTTAATGCATAAAGACTGCCTGAGAACATAATAATCCCAGCTACCATAAGCCAACCTGCAGCGCTTAAAAGCGATGATTGCATTTTGTCCATTAATAGAGCAACTACGAATAAGCCACCTGCATGAAACATTTGATATGTAACGCCCGTTTTCCACACTTCTAACATTTTTGCAGAAATTTTATTTTCTAAACCATGTGCTCCAAAAGCCCCTAATGCAACCGATAATCCCGCTGCAATACAACCTAGTAAAAAGAAAATTTTCATCTTAATTCCCCTTTTTTACCTTTATCATAAGCAATTTTCACATATAAGCCAAACGATTTTACTTTTAAAAATCAAATAAAGAATTACCGTTTGCATCATTTTCTTTTATATATACTTTTTCTCCAGAAACCGGCATAACCGGTTGAACTGGTTGAACTGTTGTTATAGGCTGCGATCCAATTACTTGTGATTGAACCTCTCTATACGTATGCGATTCAACTTGTTCATCCAATAATAAATCACATAAAGCACGTACAACTAATAAGTGCTCTTTTGATTGTTGTCCTTCACTACTTTTTGCCTTGGCAATTTCATCCGCCATTTTATTTAAAATCTTATCACTAGATACTTGCATTCCTTATCACCTCTTACTTTGTAGTTCTTTCTCAAATTGCTCCAGTTTCTCCACTGAACCAAATACTATTATCATATCACGTTCTTGTAGTTTTTCCTGCCCCGTCGGATTATGGATAATATCCCCATCTCTTAAAATCGCTAAAATTGTTACATCAAATTGATTTCTCACATTACTCTTTAGTAACGATTTACTGACTAAGATAGAGCCTTTTCCAATTTGAATCTCCTCAATCACAAATGACTGCTTCGTTCCATACAGTACCGTATCAATATAATGAACAGTTAATGGATTCGCAATACCTTTCGCTATATGAATTCCCGCCATACTCGATGGATTAATAACTTTATTTGCACCAGCACGACGTAATTTTTCTTCTGTTTCTGGTTTTTCAGCCCTTGCTACGATTTTAATCGTACTATTTAGCCCTCTTGCAGTTAATGTAATAAATACATTTTCGGCATCATTCGCTACAATTGCTACTAAACCTCTAGCTTTCGATATTCCAGCTTTATGTAATACTTGGTCTTCCGTTGCATCACCATGTACATATAAAAGTTTCTCCTGCTCCAATATCCTTTCATCTTTATCCACAACAACAAATGGTATGTTCTTCTCCTGTAATTCATATATAACTTGAAGACCTACTCTACCACAACCACAAACAATAATGTGATCTTCTAACTGTATGATTTGTTTATCCATCTTCTTCCTCCGCACTGCATGAAATAAATTCCCTTCAATAATCATGGCTGCTACTACACCAATTGAATATGTAACAATCCCTACACCGACAGGTATGATGAGAAGTACAAAAATTTTCCCTGCTTGTGTTAATGGGATTACATCACCATATCCAACTGTTAATACTGTAATCATCGTCATCCAAAATGCTTGAAACAAACTAATTTCTTCAATTGTCATAAACCCAATGGTTCCAAAAATTACAACAGAAGTCATACATATAACAGCTATCCATAATTTCTTACGTGCATTCATACTATGTTTCAACTCTTTTCTCTATCTACAATCTTTGCCAGGAGAAATAAAATACGTATATACTAGAAACGGAATCTATGAAAGAGGTTGATATAATGAAGACATTACTTTCCGCCTTGCAATGGGCACTATTTATTTTAGCCGGAAGCCTCATCGTACCAATTAGTGTCGCAACTAGTTACGGGCTTGGTGGAACCGAAGCTATTGCATTTGTGCAGAGAACATTATTTGTTCTTGGATTTGCTGGGCTTTTACAGGCTATCTTTGGACATAAACTACCTATTCAAGAAGGCCCCGCAGGTCTTTGGTGGGGAATCTTCTCGCTTTATGCAAGTTTAGGTGTCGTATTATTTGGATCAAGTAATGAAACACTCAAGGTCCTTCAATATGCTTTCTTATTAAGCGGTGTCATTTGCATTCTCCTTAGTATCTTTGGACTTATTGATAAGCTTGTCCGCTATTTTACACCGACAGTAATTGGAACGTATTTATTTCTTCTCGTTGCACAACTTAGCGGCTCTTTTCTAAAAGGTATGTTCGGCCTTGACGGACAGCATACAGAAGTACAACCGAACGTATTTATTCTTTCACTCGTTGTTATTTTACTATCTTTTTTCATTATGAAGCTACCTATTATTGGACAATACTCCGTTCTTTTCAGCATTGTATTCGGCTGGATTTTATTCGCATGCTTCGGATTATCTAATCCTGTAACACCTGTAACAGACATAATCCGTCTTCCATCTCTATTTGTTTTCGGAATGCCTCGCGTTGAATGGAACATGGCAATTACAGTCATTTTCGTTACACTATTACTTCTAACAAATATGTTAGCAAGTATTCGTGTTGTACAAAAGGTTGTTTCTAAGTACGAAACAGATGCAACTCCAGATCGCTTTAAACAAGCTGGCATTATAACGGGAATAAATCAATTGCTAGGCGGTCTATTTTCAGCTATTGGACCTGTTGCCATTTCTGGATCAGCAGGATTTATTGCAACGACTAATATTTATAAACGCCTTCCATTTATATTAGGATCAAGCTTTATTATTGCCGTTAGTATATTCCCAAAGATCACTTCATTCTTTGCAGCAATCCCTGTCGCTGTTGGCTACGCTGCGATTTATCCTGTATTCGCCAGCATGATTGGTCTCGCTTTCCGGGAATATGATACTGTACAAAATAAAGAACGTTTATTTAAAGTAGCAGGTCTTTCCATCTTTACAGGAGTTGGGGTTATGTTCGTTCCTGCAGGAGCATTTTCTACATTACCACCATTTTTAGCATCATTTTTAAGTAACGGTCTCGTTCTTGGATCTGTTATGGCTATTTTGCTCGAAATACTATTTTCTCGTTCAAACGAAAAACAACTATCGTAAATTGGAAAACTTCCATTATTGCACTCTACCTTTAGAGTTGTTACGATTATGATAAATTATCATGGGCAACACGCTCATGATAATTTATACTAACAATGCAGAACTTCTCCTAGCTTCATGGAGAGAGGTTCGATGTCTTACTATATTCCCCAATATCTTCATTAAAATTTATTTCTATTTCAACAAAGAAAGGAACTTTCTATATGACTTATAAAATGATTGTTTTAGATTTAGATGATACTTTATTGCGTGATGACCATACAATTTCACCTCGTACGAAGGAAGCTTTAATGACAGCACAAGAACAAGGTGTAAAAGTTGTACTTGCTTCTGGGCGTCCAACATTTGGTATGCGCAATGTCGCAAAAGAACTTCGTTTAGAAGAATACGGAAGCTTTATCTTATCTTTTAACGGTGCAAAAATTATTAACTGTAAAACAAATGAAGAAATCTTTAGTAGTACGCTATCCCCTGAAATCGTTCACAACCTATTTGAAATTAGTAAAGATGAAGACGTTTGGATTCATACTTATATTGGCGATGATATCATAACAGAAGAAAATAATCCTTATACTGAAATTGAAGGCGAAATTACTGGTATGCCAATTATTGAGGTTGATAATTTCAAAGCTGCTGTTAAAGAGCCTGTTGTGAAAGTATTAATGAATAAAGAAGCTGAACGCCTTGTTGAAGTGGAAAAGAAACTACAAAAACAACTAGAAGGTCAATTAAGCGTTATGCGTTCAAAACCATTCTTCTTAGAATTTACTGA
The DNA window shown above is from Bacillus clarus and carries:
- a CDS encoding lipoate--protein ligase family protein, whose product is MSNSRSILSQPEWRIVDQSSLGPTFHALQSFAMDDTLCTAIGNGQSAATMRSWVHHNTIVLGIQDSRLPHLDEGVSFLKSKDFHVIVRNSGGLAVVLDEGVLNVSLLFQETEKGIDIDLGYDTMWHLIKEMLKDYDVTIEAKEIVGSYCPGSYDLSIRNQKFAGISQRRIRGGVAVQIYLCATGSGSERATLVRDFYNLAIQGEETRFTYPEIVPSTMASLSELLGETITVQDLMMRLLKTLQHFAPKLTPSQLTVDEIPLYETNLQRIIDRNNKALGLEK
- the pta gene encoding phosphate acetyltransferase, giving the protein MSNLFTTVKEKVQGKGISIVLPEGTDERILGAAERLAKEELVKPILVGNKEEISAKAASMNLTLAGVDIYDPATYEEMDAMVASFVERRKGKATEEDARKILKDENYFGTMLVYMGKAHGLVSGAAHSTADTVRPALQIIKTKPGVTKTSGVFIMVREEEKYVFADCAINIAPNSQDLAEIGIESAKTAELFGIDPRVAMLSFSTKGSAKSPETEKVVEATRIAKEMAPELILDGEFQFDAAFVPSVAEKKAPGSTIKGDANVFVFPSLEAGNIGYKIAQRLGNFEAVGPILQGLNMPVNDLSRGCNEEEVYKLALITAAQAL
- the hemQ gene encoding hydrogen peroxide-dependent heme synthase, with the protein product MSEAAKTLDGWYCLHDLRSIDWPAWKTLSSDERGQAMFEFLNVIEKWNKTAAAKQGSHAMYTVVGQKADIMLMILRPTMEELNEIETELNKTTLAEYMIPAYSYVSVVELSNYLPADEDPYQNPQVLARLYPELPKANHICFYPMDKRRQGDDNWYMLPMEERKKLMYSHGKIGRQYAGKVRQVITGSVGFDDYEWGVTLFADDILQFKKLVYEMRFDEVSARYGEFGTFFVGNILPSENVAKFLHV
- a CDS encoding serine hydrolase, which produces MYMRKISTILLTLLLSFSSLGVTTSHAEEKIHIEAAAALLFDADTGKILHEQNPDELLAIASMSKLIVVYAVLEAIKEGKITWDTKVNISDYAYEISRNNEFSNVPFEKGRQYTVRELYHSIVIFSANGSSIALAELLAGSEKNFLNLANEHAKKLGLKKYKFVNATGLNNADLKGKHPEGTDPNGENSLSARDMGILSKTIITKYPEMLEDTKQRFRNFPDNHPKPIRMENWNWMLPGAAFTYEGTDGLKTGSSDTAGYGFTITAKRGDVRLISVIIKTKSMDERFTESRALIEYGFNNFEKQKLKIDKNNTISVVQGKEDHVTVVPEKEVTVMTKKGSKPSYKISTAANKSLAENGQLVAPIKKDTKVGSFVLESTDKYGFLDGSKNMKVVAKTTEEVEKANWFVLTTRSVGDFFSNLWSKVF
- the cwlJ gene encoding cell wall hydrolase CwlJ yields the protein MGVIAYTEEDVKLLARLMRAEAEGEGQQGMLMVGNVGVNRVRGDCLDFKKVRNLRQMVYQNPGGFEATQKGYFYQRAREQDIALARRTIQGQRFWPANFALWFFRPEGPCPPTWYNQQNSGRFKKHCFFQPSGEDCPGVY
- the gerQ gene encoding spore coat protein GerQ yields the protein MAQQQNPYYGTGFYQPSGTYVQPQQMTPQQQQQQQAMQQQAAQAQLAVSQGMLPLEQSYIENILRLNKGKPATVVMTYERGSSLGTQSYTGIIEAAGRDHIVISEPKSGKRYLLLMIYLDYVEFPGEITYLPGQQATYAPRP
- a CDS encoding DUF423 domain-containing protein, which encodes MKIFFLLGCIAAGLSVALGAFGAHGLENKISAKMLEVWKTGVTYQMFHAGGLFVVALLMDKMQSSLLSAAGWLMVAGIIMFSGSLYALSTTGIKFFGPITPLGGVAFIVAWILVGTAVVKGL
- a CDS encoding YwdI family protein, with product MQVSSDKILNKMADEIAKAKSSEGQQSKEHLLVVRALCDLLLDEQVESHTYREVQSQVIGSQPITTVQPVQPVMPVSGEKVYIKENDANGNSLFDF
- a CDS encoding potassium channel family protein — its product is MNARKKLWIAVICMTSVVIFGTIGFMTIEEISLFQAFWMTMITVLTVGYGDVIPLTQAGKIFVLLIIPVGVGIVTYSIGVVAAMIIEGNLFHAVRRKKMDKQIIQLEDHIIVCGCGRVGLQVIYELQEKNIPFVVVDKDERILEQEKLLYVHGDATEDQVLHKAGISKARGLVAIVANDAENVFITLTARGLNSTIKIVARAEKPETEEKLRRAGANKVINPSSMAGIHIAKGIANPLTVHYIDTVLYGTKQSFVIEEIQIGKGSILVSKSLLKSNVRNQFDVTILAILRDGDIIHNPTGQEKLQERDMIIVFGSVEKLEQFEKELQSKR
- a CDS encoding purine/pyrimidine permease, with the protein product MKTLLSALQWALFILAGSLIVPISVATSYGLGGTEAIAFVQRTLFVLGFAGLLQAIFGHKLPIQEGPAGLWWGIFSLYASLGVVLFGSSNETLKVLQYAFLLSGVICILLSIFGLIDKLVRYFTPTVIGTYLFLLVAQLSGSFLKGMFGLDGQHTEVQPNVFILSLVVILLSFFIMKLPIIGQYSVLFSIVFGWILFACFGLSNPVTPVTDIIRLPSLFVFGMPRVEWNMAITVIFVTLLLLTNMLASIRVVQKVVSKYETDATPDRFKQAGIITGINQLLGGLFSAIGPVAISGSAGFIATTNIYKRLPFILGSSFIIAVSIFPKITSFFAAIPVAVGYAAIYPVFASMIGLAFREYDTVQNKERLFKVAGLSIFTGVGVMFVPAGAFSTLPPFLASFLSNGLVLGSVMAILLEILFSRSNEKQLS
- a CDS encoding Cof-type HAD-IIB family hydrolase, translating into MTYKMIVLDLDDTLLRDDHTISPRTKEALMTAQEQGVKVVLASGRPTFGMRNVAKELRLEEYGSFILSFNGAKIINCKTNEEIFSSTLSPEIVHNLFEISKDEDVWIHTYIGDDIITEENNPYTEIEGEITGMPIIEVDNFKAAVKEPVVKVLMNKEAERLVEVEKKLQKQLEGQLSVMRSKPFFLEFTEYGVTKGTSLNQLIQKLGIKREEVIAMGDSYNDQTMIEFAGLGVAMGNAPDDIKEIANYVTDTNMNDGVAKVVEKFVLKSEALV